In Spinacia oleracea cultivar Varoflay chromosome 5, BTI_SOV_V1, whole genome shotgun sequence, a single window of DNA contains:
- the LOC130461351 gene encoding uncharacterized protein — MEGLIQGAEDGKPMSPTVRTEDSEFQTMEGLIKGAEDGNPMSPTVRTEESEFKTPTAAESQTEMETPSIFLNTPSAVYSQPENAPTSMNIDEEEDPDNVQVPKLVKRKKNVPLKLLSPFLTQYSHLLVGEEQLNQKEKDMRCVLDYAFGKGSPT, encoded by the exons ATGGAAGGTTTAATCCAAGGAGCTGAAGATGGAAAACCAATGTCTCCAACCGTTAGAACTGAAGACTCCGAGTTTCAGACTATGGAAGGTTTAATCAAAGGAGCTGAAGATGGAAACCCCATGTCTCCAACTGTTAGAACTGAAGAATCCGAGTTTAAGACTCCAACTGCCGCTGAGTCGCAGACTGAAATGGAAACTCCATCAATATTCCTGAA CACTCCAAGTGCGGTGTACTCGCAACCAGAAAATGCACCTACATCTATGAACATAGA TGAGGAAGAGGATCCAGATAACGTACAAGTACCTAAACTTGttaagagaaagaaaaatgttCCCCTCAAGTTACTGTCACCCTTCTTAACTCAGTATTCACACCTACTGGTTGGGGAAGAACAGTTGAATCAAAAGGAAAAGGACATGCGATGCGTACTGGATTATGCCTTTGGAAAGGGAAGCCCAACGTAA